The genome window AGCAGCAGGGTTTGCTAGTGCTTGGGGTGTGGGGtgtgaaggaaagagaggagtCCACAGTGACGCCAGAATTCTGGCATGAGCAGCAGGAAGGATGGATGTGGCCTTGACTGAGATGGGGCAGATGGAAAGCCTGAATTTCAACATGTCAAATTAATTAATATGCTTATTCATCATCCAAGTGGAGTTGTCGAACGGGCCGTTGGATGTGAGTCTGGACTTTGCGGGAGAGGTCAGGGCTGAGATGTGTAAACTTGGGCAGAGCTGGAAGGTGATAGATGGCTTTTAAGGTTATCAGACTGGAGGAGCTCACTTGAGGAGTGAGTGTGGCTGGAAAGGTCTGTAGACCCCTCGTGAAAATATTGACCTGAGGAACCCAGACCCGTCCTCTGCCAAGGAAGGAAGTAGCCCAGAGTTTGTCCAAAAAATCAATTCGGTGGGGTCTGGAGGGGACTTGCTCTCTGAAAATGCAGCAGCCCACACACTTGCCCTCCACCTGGGGTCCCACGGGTGACATTCAGCAGAGGAGGTGGATGGGCGGGGCTGACAGCCCACCAGAAAGAGCAGAGTTGACCTATTTTGAATGGAAAAGATTTCACCTGGAGCGTTATTTAGGTTGTTCAGTGAAATGTGCTCATTACAGAGGTACTACTGGGATGGAGTCTGCAAGCAGACAGGGAGGGGTCCACAGCAGCAAAGCTCTGAGCAAAACATGCCCGTAGGGCATCTGCTGGGATTTACTTCCACGAGCAGTCTCACCGAGGCCACACTGTTGGCTGATTAATAACAACTCTTACCTGGCAGTTGTGACGAGCTGTGgaaatgttccatgatgcatgtgtgtatatattaactgatttaatcctTGCCACAGCCCTAGAAGGTAGACACTATTATAACCAGCCCCATGTTGCccatgaggaaacagagaaggtACGTGACACGTGGACGGGCTGGGATCTCAACCCCGGTGCTTCCTctgtttgtttcgttttttttttttttggccatgccctgcggcttgcgggatcttagttcccccaccagggatcaaacccgtgcccctgcagtggaagcgcggagtcctaaccactagaccgcggGGAAGTCCCTTTCCTCTGTACTCCTGACCACTGTGCCCCGCTGCCTACCAATAGTCATCAGTCATTTTTAGCAGTTTTAACCAACATTTACCGAGTGTGTTGCCTTTGTGATTTCATTGAATCCTTGCAACAAACCTATGGGATTCCAGTCTGGCAGGGggagaagtgacttgcccaaggtcacagagccggTGAGAGGCTAAGCCACGCTACTCCATCTCCAGGGCCTCAGCTCGGCACCATGTCCCTACACTGCTGGTCATAGTGGTCAGCTCCGGGCATCTCATGGGGATTTACCATGTCAAGGCTTTTTGGCGAAGCTTAGAAGTTTGGAATAAGAGTTGCAAGTTCTCCCTCCAGAGCCTCCTCTGTGCTCTGGTTTGCCTGCTGCCTTGTTCCTGGACGTGGTGTTCAACTTCCTGGCCTTTCCTGTCCTGTCAGGGCCTGGGAGGGTAAGTGGTTTGAACAAGGTCTTGTTGTGAGGGTTCAGTTTGCCCCTTACATGGCCTCAGCAGGGGCTGAGGGGCAGCAAGGAGGCAGGCGGAGGGAGAGGGACACGGCAGGCGCCATCTGCCATCTTCATAGGGTGTGAGGACCCTTTGAGATGGAGAGTCCTGAGACCCCTTTGATAGATAGATGGTGAAACACAGGCTGAGCAAGGGCAGGGGAATTGTACTAGGTCAACGGGGAGCCCTGCAGAGTCAGGAGCAGAGGCAGGCCTTGGCCCTGGATCTCTGGACTCCCAGGCCTGGACTCTTTCTCAGCATCCTGCCCAACTCTCCCCTCCGGAAGGAAGTAGGCCTTATATATACCCTTCCTGGCCTGCTTTTGCCAGAGCCCTTGAGACTGGCTGAGGACTGGTTGCCATAGAGATGGTGGGACAGGCAGTTCCAAGGTTGGCAGatgcggggcgggggagggggatgggacaAGACACCAATATGCTAAACGCCCACCCCCACCGACAGTTGGTCAGGACCGCATCGGGGAGACCAGGGCAAGACACACCACAGCAGGCTCCAGGGACGGCCACACGTCTGCTCAAGCTTCTCTCAAGCATCCCCCAAGCTGAGCAGGTGAGGGGGGCCCCTTGGGGGGATAGCCAACTGCCCAGAGGCAGGTTGGCTctctggggtggggaggccagGGCTGAGGGAGGCCCTTGAGACGCCACGAGACTGGAGCTGAGGCCCAGGTGAGAGTCAGGGAGGCCCCAGGTGGGCAGGGACTATAGGGAGGCCTGAAGGATGTGGGGTGAAGACAAGGATGATGCCCAGGGATGACTCCCAGGCTTCTGATGGAGGAATTTCAGCAACACTGTGGGAGGATCAGGATTTCGGGAAAGACAATGAGTTTTAGTAAGTCCAGGGCCCTATGGGGCATTCAGAAGAGCTATCCAGAGCCCAGAGGCAGTACAGTGCAATGGTGACAAATCTGGACTCTGGGGACAGACTCAACACATTCAGGTCCTGGCTCCACTtaccggctgtgtgaccttagtcaagtgatttcacctctctgagccccagtgttCTCATCTGCATGACAGGGGTGATAGCGAATATCTACCTCCTAGGAACCTTGGGAAGGTTAAACGAGTTAATACTTGAAAGTCCTGAGcacccagtaggtgctcagtaaatagcagttgttgctattttaatattaataattcagGTCATGATCAGTCAGTTTCAGTGGTAACAAGGGCCCAGAGGGGCCAGCCTGGACAGAAAAGGagggtcctgggacttccctggcagtccagtggttaagactccgagcttccactgcatggggtgtgggttcgatccctggtcagggaactaagatcccacatgccgcgtggcacagccataaaacaaacaaacaaacaaaagaacaggaGGGTCCCCTGGGAGAGCTGCTCAGAGCTGGGCCTCCTCTCCTGCCTTTGCCCAGGGGAGTCTTGGGAGCAGTGATGGTGTAATTCAGGGCCAGCAGCAGAGGTCTCAGAGCGCAGGGCAGACGGCAAAGAAGGACCGGAGGCTCAGGGGCCGGAACAAGAAAGGGCAAGGCTCTGCTGAGGCTGAGGAGTAAGCAGCTGCGGAAGGGCCGGGGGGGTGCTGGGTGCCAGGCCCCACTGGGGGCCAGCGCACAgaccctgacccctgacccctgccctctccctcctcagtctggtcccctctcctcctcggaaaccctccttccccttccagtGGGCCTGGGAGAGCTTCACCACAGATGGCCGGGCTCCGCTTCAGCCAGGCTCCACCTCGGCCCCTGGCCACCAAGCCCTGCCCTTGCCCCTGGTGGTCCATCGGCACAAGTCCAGGCGCAAGTCCACGGCCAACATCCCGGAGGCCCATGGCTTCTGCCGGAAGACAGAGGCGCCAGATCTGGAGAGGAGACAGCAGCTCAGGGCCTGTAGCTGCATCCCCATCCCTCCCGGAAAAGCAGGGGGCCAAGAGCTGGAGCTGCCTGGGAAGAGCTCAGAATCGGGGTCAGAGTCCGAGGAGGCCGAGCCGGAAGGCCTGGGCGCTGAGGAGGCCGAGAGGGGCCTGAGCCCTGGGGAACTGCCCCAGCTCCCCAGAAGGGGGTCGATCTTGGAGGAGGAGCCATTTGCAGAGGCCACAGAGGAGGCCGAGGAGGGGGAGCACAGGGTCCCCCAGAGAAGGAGGGCTAGTTCTCGAAGAAAGGGGCGGAATTCTGGTGAGGAGGCCTGGGACGAGAGTGAACTGCAGAGCCAGGGGAGCGGCTCTAGCTCCAACAGCCTCCGAGGACCACAGAGGAGGAGgccaagggccagggagctggaGGGGCCGTGGGACCTGGAGAAGCTGCAGAGGCAGCTGCAGCAGGAGTTGGATTGCGGTGAGCGTGGGGCTCAAGGCCCGGGTTCCCCCACGAGGCCGCGCAGTGTGGAGAGGGGCTGGAGCCGGCGacctggctgggctgggctgggctgcgcTCCAGGTGCGGGGAGGGGTTGCCCAAGGGGCCAGGAGAGACAGCAGTGCCTGATTTGTCCCTCTGTGGACAGGTCCTGAAAAGCTGCCCTGGAAGCCATCGTGGGCTGCTGTTCAGGCCTCCCGCTGGAGCAGGAAGGCCCATGCCTTGGGAGCTGATGAGACTTTCCTGTTTGCAAACTTCCCTAACCGCACCTTCCACAAACGACAGGAGGCCACCAGGTGAGGCGGAGAAGAAGGAGGGCGGGAGCGAAGCACAGGGACTAGAGAAGGAGCTAGTTCTTCAGGAGACGGTCATTCATCCTCTCATTCGttccttcatttatccattcaccagcctTTCTGATCATCCaatcatctgtccatccatccaccatccatcatccatccatccatccatccatccaccatccatgcATACATCTGTCTGCTTGGCCAACTGTTTATTGACACAAGCCAGTTTTCATTCACTTCCCATCTTCtatccattcattaatttattagcTAAGTGATTAACGCAACATATATCAGGTATCTGCTCATGGGTCCTCAGGATATAAAGGTAAAAAGACTTGGTTTCAGCCCTAAGAAGCTCAAGGTCGGCTGGAAAAGGAGACAGATGGGCAAAATAGCGACAATGGCAGAAGAGTTAGATCATTACTATACTTAGGGCTTGAACAAGAGACAGTGGGAGCAGAGGggaagacagatgggggctgttgACAGTGTCTAGGTGAGGGTTGATGAGGGCTTGGACCAGATGGCCATGTGAGTAAAGAGAGGGggatttatttaaaagatatttggaGGCTGGCTCAGTGGGCCTCGATGACAAGTTAGAAATGGTAGGTGAGAATCCATTCAGCATCCTGATAGCACCCTTCAAGTCTTATCCTGTTATCCTTCCTTGAGATCTTTCCATGCTTCCCAGTGCCCTTAGGACAAAGCCTAGATTCTTTGGTAAGGTGTTGGGCTGTCTGTCCATCCCTTTGTACAGATTGAGGGCTCCTCCATGGAAGATGccagctcttttatttttttttaatatttattttatttatttattatttttttggctgcattgggtcttagttgcggcatgcgggatcttttgttgtggcgcgcgggctgctctctagttgtggcgtgctggctccagagcacgtgggctctgtagtttgtggcacgcaggctttctaGTTGAGGCGcctgggttcagtagttgtggcgcacgggcttagttgccctgcagcacgtgggatcttagttccccaaccagggatctaacccgcttccccggcattggaaggcagattctttatcactggaccaccagggaagtcctggtgccAGATCTTTTTGATCACAGCCCCCGTCTGGCACCCTAAAaggacctggcacatagttggtgctcaataaacatgtgcTGAATGTGTGTCTGCATCTACCCCTCTgtttgtctatctgtctatctttctatctgaCCATGATTCAGTTGTGCATGAACTCATCAATACTGAGTTTCTGTCTgtgttaggcactgtgctaggtgctggggatacattgATGGTGAAGAGGACAGACAAAGGATCCTGCTCTCATGAGGCTTACATTCTACTTGGGAAGAAGGATaattaataaagaaatgaagaaaatgtatagCTAGAGATAGAAAGTCCCTGGGAGGTAGATGGGGTGCTGAGGTCTCATTTTCTCTGAcctttgagcaaagacctgattGACCAGAGGAACTGACCATCAGATCTGGGGGAAGAACGTTCCAGGTGGATCTAGGTGCTGTCTATTCAGCCATCCACACCGTCCATCCATCCTTTCATCCACCCACTGATCCCAtcaccatttgtttctttttcccatccattcatccatctgtccCTCAAACCCGTAGGCATTACCCTAGCTCCTACCAGATATAGgggtcagagagaaaaaaagatctgGGCCCTCCCCTCAAGGAGAGCTGCTTTGCAAGCAGAAGTTGGCAATACAGGTGAGGTCATGGGTGTGTGTGCTGAGCTCCACAAGGCTAAGGACTGTCAGAGTTGGGGCACACCCATGGCTGGAGTAGGCAGGAGGCTTCCAGGAAGAGTAGGGAAAGGCCTTGAGCTAGGCCCGAGGGCTGAGCCCCCCAGAGTCAGCCTGCATCCTGTCCAACTTCCACAACAAACCCCATTCCCCAGGCCCCTGGCTCTCTGGGCTGCAGCAGTCCCTCCCTCCAGGCCCCCATACGCCCCTACCTGCCCCTGGCCCTCCATGAGGCTCCTGGTTCCCTGCAGACTTCTCCcacccctctttctttcctctccgcGCCCAAGAAACCGGCTGCAGGCCTGGGAGCGGCTGCAGCAGGAGGGGCGGCAGCAGGCCGAGCTGCGGCGGGCCCGGGAGCAGCGGGTACAGCGGCAGGTGGCTCACTGCCTGGCAGCCTACGTGCCCAGAGGGAGCCGGGGGCCGGGGGCTGCCCAGCGCAAGCTGGAGGAGCTAAGGTAGGGAGCCTGGGGCTGCGGGGGGCCTGGAGGCGAGAGCGCAGGGAGGCGGTGCTGGGTGTCAGACCAAAGGACCAAGGAGAACCTGCCCTCACCTTCCCACTGGCTGAGCTTCCAGGGCCATCCTCCCCTCCAGGTGGGCAGGTCgggccactttacagatgaagacactgaggcctgGGAGGAGAAGGGCATGGGCCAAGGTCAccttgttaataataataattcctggactttcctggtggcgcagtggttgagagtctgcctgccaatgcaggggacacgggttcgagccctggtctgggaagatcccacatgccacggagcaactgggcccgtgagccacaattactgagcctgtgtgtccggagcctgtgctccgcaacaagagaggccgcgacagtgagaggcccgcgcaccgtgatgaagagtggcccccgcttgccacaactagagaaagccctcacacagaaacgaagacccaacacagccataaataaataaaattaaaataataataataataataataataattcctgcAGCTGTCGAAGGCTGAAGTTTAAAGTGTTCTACTTGCATTAGCACACTTTCAAATcttgttttctgatttcaaatgCCAGGCATGCTTAGTATAAAAATTCTAATATTACAGAAAGGGTTCGTGGAGAATGTGAACAGTGCCTGTGATCCGGCTCCTGGAAACAGCCATTGTTCGTGGTCAGGGGAAGAGTcgtctgtttcattttcttcctatattttgatcataaaaaagcaaattcatatttaaaagcaaatcttTTTTAGATTCATAAGGGGCGAGTGAAGTAGGTATTATCACCACTCccataattttacagatgaggaaagtcagGCTTCAAGAGCTTAAATAATTTGTCAAAGGTCACAACagagtggcaaagctgggattccaacccaggcagCCATTCATCTGCCCTGCTATGCCGCCTCGGAGGGCTCAAATGCCCAATCTTCAGATAAAGTGCACCAGGATCTTCCCCCCAAAGCCCGAGCTAGGGAAACAGATAACTCAAATAAATGTGATCACCGATGCCATTGACACTGAGGACCTACGGGGTGCAGCTGGCACCAAGGCAGCCCTCTCATCCAGGGAGAAGCACTAGGTCAAGGTGAGTTGGGTGCTGCTGAGAGACCACAGGGTTCCTGCCCTGCAATGGGGCCACTGAGGACTCAGGGGGGCTCTGATCACCTACTCTTTGAGGCTCAGCCTTATCACCCccaactttacagatgaggaaaccaagactcgaGAGGTCGCGTGTATTTTAAAGGAATCCTTGGCCAATGATCGGGGAGATGCCTTCTCCCTGCCGGACCTCAAGTTCATTGTTTTTTCACAAGGCAGGAAGCGGAAGGCTCAGACTCCAGTGGCAGACGTCAGTGAGAGAGGGTTCCAAATGCACTCCTTTCATTTTTGACTTGGGAGAGGATATTTCCCACGGGGTGTCTCAGCCCTTCCAGCCCATGAACTTTGCTCTGAGCTTCACGGGAGACTCTGCCCTTCCCAGGAGGGCGGGCACAAAAGATATCGCCCTGTGGTAGGGAAGCTCCGTACCTTACTTTTATTCTGAGACAGGGCTGACATCCACTGACATCACTTCCTTTCTCGCTTAGAGCTCCAAGACATGGGCTTCCTCTCAATTCTAACAGAAATAGCATCaagaacaaagcaggaaaaaTGTACACAACCTCACGGGCGAGACAGAGACTGAACGCAGCTCATGCTTCCCCCACTCCTCACTCCTTGTAACTGCTGTAAAATCCCCTCTTGAACAGTGAAGACTTCTCTTTGCAGTGACTTCTGTTCCTGGCCATGGTTTTCGAGTCCATCTTTTTCTCGAATGGAGGAAGTTTCCTTCCCTGGCGCATAGCCAAGGGGCCTGGCCCAGCAAGCCAGTGTTTTCCACAGGGCTCAGAACACTTGCCGGAAGTCCCAGCATGAGTTTTGGAGTCTTGTGTGCCTCTCCCCTCCCGTCCTGTCTGTGGGTGCTGCCACCACACCCTTCGGCCTCTCTCGTGTGCTCCGCAGAAGGAGGCCCGGTCCCGTGTGCGGTGTAGCCAGAGGTCCCCTCACTGCCAGGATGCACGACTTGCAGAGCAGACAGATTTCCGCCAAGCGCACAGACTGGGtttttgtaaatgggattgtgcTTCTCCAGTGGAACCTAGATCTTTCTGGGATGTGTTCTTTCATTTGCAATACATTTCTTTAGTTCCTCTGTCCCATTTTCTAAACTATCGGCTTATAAGAACCACAGAGAATGCTGGCAAGCTTGTCCCATTCGGGCTAtagcacagagaagaaaactgaaccCAGAGCCCAGACTGGGATtttgcccaaagccacagccaacagtCACGGCGTCTCCTCACAGGCACAGTGTGAGAGGGTGCAGGGGTGGATGTAGAGAGGGGAGGGCTGTGCATGCAGATGTCCAGTTGCTCAGAAGACAGTGCTGGCCCCTCTCCCTTGGGGATGGCTGGGAGGAGGGCCGAGCCTGGCACCGCCTGCAGACCTGGGTTCAGCGCTCAGTCCCTCACTTcccagctgtgcaaccttggacaATTCCCTTGACCCTCCTGAGCCTCAGGCGTGTCATGGGTAAAATGGGACAGATGATTCCCGCCCCACTGACCTCAGGAGGAATCCAGGGCAAGGATGGAAATCAAATGGTTTTGTAAGGCTAAGGGCAGGAGGACAGAAACAGAAAGTTCTTAATGAGGACAAGTGGGCTCAGGAGTGGGGACGGCTCGTGTCCACGGTTAGCTGCCCGGAGGCCCGTCTCCCCGCAGGCGCCAGGAGCGACAGCGCTTTGCTGAGTACCAGGCAGAGTTGCAAGGTATCCAGCATCGGGTGCAGGCCCGGCCCTACCTGTTCCAGCAGGCCATGCAGGTGAGGCTAGCACCTGGGCAAGCATGTGGCTCCCCGAGAACAGAGCATCTCACTGGCCGAGTGGGTAGGGAGATGAGGTGGGAGTGGGCCCCCTTAGGTGGGACCCCTGGGCTGCTGCCCATCTGGAAGCCCTGGGACCCCCTCGGTAAGCAGAGCCTGTGTCCTCAGCAGCCCAGGTGAGAGAGGAACCCCGCTTCTCTCTCCTCAGGCCAATGCCCGGCTCACTGTGACCCGGCGCTTCTCCCAGGTGCTGTCGGCACTGGGACTGGATGAGGAGCAGCTGCTGGCTGAGGCAGGAAAGGGGGATACGGAGGGCACCCCCAGGAAACCCAGGTGAGGCCCAGCTGTGGGGAGAAACGGCATGGTCACCAGCACTCTGCCCTGCAGGGCCTCATCCAGCTGTCACCCCGCCCTGGGGAAAGGCCGAGGGGACTCCTTGGGCAGCCACATGGATCCACCGTGAATTCAGTCCTGCCCCGTCCACCCCCTGGCCTGGAGGACTCTGTCTAGCTTTCGCAGTCAGCAGGGCCTTCCCCAGGCACTGTCCTCCATGTCACCCAAGGAAGGCAGGGCCAGGGTTATTTTCCCCACTTccgatgaggaaactaaggaccCCAGGGGTAGGgtcttgcccaaggacacaggaATGAATAagcagcagagcctgtctgggAACGTGCAGCCACCTGAGCGGCCACACATCAAGCCCCCACTGTGGGCTTGTGCCACACTGGTCACTCCACGTACCCTTATGCTTTAGAACAACTTGGGGCAGAGCAGGGGTTATGAGGCTTGAGGAGGGGAAgtcacttgctcagggtcacacagcataGGAGTCAGATTTGAATCCACAACATCAGTGATGATGGCCTTTCCCCTTCTACAGCCCAGGTCTCCTTGGTtatgggggtggggagctgcACAGCCCAATGGCCTCTATCTGTGTCTTCATCTTTAAGGCGCCACAGGTCAGTGGGAGTGAGAATGGAGCACTCTTCTCAGAGTCCCCCAAAGACAGAACCCACTGGCAGCCAGCCTGACAAGCACTCCGCCCCAAGCCCAGACCGAGAGTCCAGTCCCTgagataaaaattaaatgctttGTGGAAAATACAGTGTGGAATTTCTGGTGGTAgtggaaagaggctgcaggttgGGAGTAGGTGGTGGCAGGTGGGTATGCAGCGCTCTTGGCTTGTCCCCAGGACAAGGAACTCTGGCTGTTCTGGATGCCCCCTCCCAGCACACACGGCTCTGCCTCTGCCCTGAGGACTGAGTGGGGCATCTCCAAGAGCGAGAGCGGCAACTCCTAAAAATGCTGGGTGCTGGAATTCAAGAGTGAATAGGACAGAATGGCTTCCGCCTTTGGGAACTCCCAGTCCTGTGGGGGAAGGGGGCGGACCTTTAAAGGGGCGCACGATCACACCGTAACAGACGGGCCGCCAGAACGGGCAACTGTGAGGCGGAGGT of Balaenoptera ricei isolate mBalRic1 chromosome 8, mBalRic1.hap2, whole genome shotgun sequence contains these proteins:
- the TSGA10IP gene encoding testis-specific protein 10-interacting protein isoform X1 yields the protein MGQDTNMLNAHPHRQLVRTASGRPGQDTPQQAPGTATRLLKLLSSIPQAEQGSLGSSDGVIQGQQQRSQSAGQTAKKDRRLRGRNKKGQGSAEAEDLVPSPPRKPSFPFQWAWESFTTDGRAPLQPGSTSAPGHQALPLPLVVHRHKSRRKSTANIPEAHGFCRKTEAPDLERRQQLRACSCIPIPPGKAGGQELELPGKSSESGSESEEAEPEGLGAEEAERGLSPGELPQLPRRGSILEEEPFAEATEEAEEGEHRVPQRRRASSRRKGRNSGEEAWDESELQSQGSGSSSNSLRGPQRRRPRARELEGPWDLEKLQRQLQQELDCGPEKLPWKPSWAAVQASRWSRKAHALGADETFLFANFPNRTFHKRQEATRNRLQAWERLQQEGRQQAELRRAREQRVQRQVAHCLAAYVPRGSRGPGAAQRKLEELRRQERQRFAEYQAELQGIQHRVQARPYLFQQAMQANARLTVTRRFSQVLSALGLDEEQLLAEAGKGDTEGTPRKPRRHRSVGVRMEHSSQSPPKTEPTGSQPDKHSAPSPDRESSP
- the TSGA10IP gene encoding testis-specific protein 10-interacting protein isoform X2 — its product is MGQDTNMLNAHPHRQLVRTASGRPGQDTPQQAPGTATRLLKLLSSIPQAEQGSLGSSDGVIQGQQQRSQSAGQTAKKDRRLRGRNKKGQGSAEAEDLVPSPPRKPSFPFQWAWESFTTDGRAPLQPGSTSAPGHQALPLPLVVHRHKSRRKSTANIPEAHGFCRKTEAPDLERRQQLRACSCIPIPPGKAGGQELELPGKSSESGSESEEAEPEGLGAEEAERGLSPGELPQLPRRGSILEEEPFAEATEEAEEGEHRVPQRRRASSRRKGRNSGEEAWDESELQSQGSGSSSNSLRGPQRRRPRARELEGPWDLEKLQRQLQQELDCGPEKLPWKPSWAAVQASRWSRKAHALGADETFLFANFPNRTFHKRQEATRNRLQAWERLQQEGRQQAELRRAREQRVQRQVAHCLAAYVPRGSRGPGAAQRKLEELRRQERQRFAEYQAELQGIQHRVQARPYLFQQAMQPWDPLGTPLLSPQANARLTVTRRFSQVLSALGLDEEQLLAEAGKGDTEGTPRKPRRHRSVGVRMEHSSQSPPKTEPTGSQPDKHSAPSPDRESSP
- the TSGA10IP gene encoding testis-specific protein 10-interacting protein isoform X3 is translated as MGQDTNMLNAHPHRQLVRTASGRPGQDTPQQAPGTATRLLKLLSSIPQAEQASRWSRKAHALGADETFLFANFPNRTFHKRQEATRNRLQAWERLQQEGRQQAELRRAREQRVQRQVAHCLAAYVPRGSRGPGAAQRKLEELRRQERQRFAEYQAELQGIQHRVQARPYLFQQAMQPWDPLGTPLLSPQANARLTVTRRFSQVLSALGLDEEQLLAEAGKGDTEGTPRKPRRHRSVGVRMEHSSQSPPKTEPTGSQPDKHSAPSPDRESSP